In Bacteroidota bacterium, a single window of DNA contains:
- a CDS encoding peptidoglycan-binding protein gives MAVRIIDRRRGAPSGVPLLAGDTKKPGGKRDGKGKDFPEPGSSGSSGSSGNVNLYLPTVELRRGQCGPAVELWQRWLWALSPVVGSMRPREIDGLFDDETDTVTRSAQRALDVYVDGRVGPKTRAAAFARLERAGALPDRDPFAEVVSCDDWGAADSSGGSGIPDLTDVIPFEYLLVGGLLVVVALAKR, from the coding sequence ATGGCCGTCCGCATCATCGACCGCCGCCGGGGAGCTCCCTCCGGCGTCCCGCTCCTCGCTGGCGACACCAAGAAGCCGGGGGGGAAGAGAGACGGGAAGGGGAAGGACTTCCCCGAGCCCGGCTCCTCCGGATCGTCCGGCTCCTCCGGCAACGTCAACCTCTACCTCCCCACCGTCGAGCTGCGGCGGGGGCAGTGCGGCCCGGCCGTGGAGCTCTGGCAACGCTGGCTCTGGGCACTCTCCCCCGTCGTCGGCTCAATGCGGCCTCGGGAGATCGACGGGCTGTTCGACGACGAGACGGACACCGTCACGCGGTCGGCTCAGCGAGCCCTCGACGTCTACGTCGATGGGCGGGTCGGGCCGAAGACACGGGCCGCCGCGTTCGCCCGTCTCGAACGCGCCGGGGCGCTCCCCGACCGGGACCCGTTCGCGGAGGTCGTCTCGTGCGACGATTGGGGCGCGGCCGATAGCTCCGGCGGCTCCGGCATCCCCGACCTCACCGATGTGATCCCGTTCGAGTACCTGTTGGTCGGCGGGCTCCTGGTCGTCGTCGCGCTGGCGAAGCGGTAG